Below is a window of Candidatus Bathyarchaeota archaeon DNA.
AGATTGCGCGCTTGCCTGCGAGAACATCATGATTGCCGCAACCTCTCTCGGTCTTGGCAGCTGCTATGTGGGATTTGGTGCAATGGTCACAGGCGATGCTGATGTCGTACAAACCCTCGAGCTAAAGGATAATGAACGGATATACGGGCCTATCGTGCTTGGCTATCCAAAGGAAGATGCGCTCGCGCGCTGGTATGCTTACAAACGGGCGAAGAAAAAAGAACCCATGATTAAATGGATCTAGAAGTCAACTAACTTGCTGCTATTTTGGCTATAATTACACGCGCGCGCACTTAATCAAGCTAAAAACAAAATTTGACCCTTTACTACTTACACTCTCTCAGGGTAATCTACCTTCTTAAAGGGCCAGTCTGAGCTGATCCAATCCCTTACCTTATTGAACAATATCTCGTCCAGTCCTTTGTCGTATTCAGTCTGACGCACCCACATGACCACAATAGCGTCTGAGTCGGCAGTTTCAGACTGGTTGATGTAGACACAGCCAAGAACCCTTGCTTCATCCAAGGATATGACCGTATAGGCAAACGCCTTGCGACTGAGGAACTCCTGTTGATGCCTTTCCAGGTCAATGAGGTTTTCTTCGAGGGTAAACCCCGGTCTCGGCCAAGGACCACCAAACATAGTCTGAAGAAGCTCCCGACTCTCGATGACTGCTTCGTAATCTTTTTCGACGTCATCCACCGACAGCATCCGAAGGCGGAAACGGTCTGTCTCGAGCAAGGAGGGGATCTCGAAATCATCGGGTACGAATTGGTTTGTGGACATCGGTTTCTTCTCTCATTCATATTTGACATATACTGTGTAAGATGTATTGATTTATACGTATGCGCGCCCATCTGGTTTTGCGCGCGCTATGGGATTTGGTTAGTGAGCTTCGTACAATTCTCTATATTCATCTTCCAGAATACTCATCATGATGCCGTCGCTGTATTCGTTGTTGTAGTAATATTCATCTCTCTCAACGCCTTCCTTTTTGAAGCCAAGACTCTCCCAAAATTTCAGCGCTCTCTTGTTGAAACCGACCACCCCTATCGAAATCTTATGAAAGCCCAGTCGTTTGAAGGCATGGTCAAGGAGCAAGTGACCTGTCTCAGTTCCGTATCCTTTTCCCCAAGCGTCCTTCTCGCCGATTATGATGGTTATGTCTGTATTTCGCCAAGGTCTAAACATTCTCAAAAATCCAGCTTCCCCTATTACCCGATCACCTTTTTTGAGGGCAATCACAAACCACATTCGATTCTTATCAGCAAGCAATTTCTTGTAGAATTTCTCGGTCTCAGCTCGACTCATCGGTGCAACTTCACCTATAAGTCTTCTGAGTTCAGCGTCATTGGGCCACTTCTGAATGTAGGGCAAATCATCTCTTTCAAAAGGTCTCAAGTAAACCCTTCTACCTATCAAGGTCTCCTGTTTTGACACGTTCTCTCTAACAGACATGCTTTCACTGAACACATTATCACCGTGTCCTTCCGCATAAGATTTTTTTAGAAAACAAGATTAAGATGAAATGTGCCGATAGTTAACAGGGTTATGGGTGTGCTGAAGAGTTAACAGAACCTGGTTAAGGGCTCTGTAAAGTCTTCGTCGGATTAGCTATCGTGTAAAAAATCGTCGGATAGGGTTCGTGAATTGTCAAACCGTAGTCATCATTTTTCATTAGCCTTTGAAAGCAACTTTTCCACAATCTTTTTTTTCTCAACTTCTCGCATGTATTGACTGATTCCCATACCTCGGTAGATTTCGGATAGTGGGCTTGAGACTTCTTGTTGTTCCAAAACTGGATTGAAATTGATTATGAAAGAGAAATCCGCATGGTATAGTTGGTTCTCATGGGGTATTACTAGCAATCTAGAATTTGTCACTCCAAGAATCTTTGAGGTGTCTTGAAGAATCTCTTTAGCTTTGCACATTCCAAAGAATGACGAAGGTGAGTTCTTGAATTCCTCAATAAGTTGAGGGAGCTTTTCCGAAAGTTTCTTGAAATTTAACACATGAATTACTTCCCTCGGTGAAGTTCTTTTTTCATATAGCGTATTCTTCACAGAGTCTAACCAATCAAGGAATTTTTGAGTTACGTACACTACCTCTTCTGATAATTGGTCAATTGACAAGGGTGAAACTAGATTTTGTTCTACTTTCTCTTGAAATGCCTTGGCTAAATTCTCTGGATTAACTTGAGGAAAATATTGTCTATTTTGTGGGTGTTCTTGCGGAGTGATGTGCGATGAAAGTGTCTCTTCTTTGGAAATGATGGTAAGGTGTGAAGTATCAACTCCCTCTACTCTTGATGTTCCTAGTACGTATCCATTTCTACATGGACTCATAAAGCCAAGTTTGATTTCTTTACCCGAGGGTGTCACCAAGAGAAGTTTATCCCTTTTTTTCATGTTCTAGACAGTGTCTTTTATTACATAAAAGCCTAGCTAGGGTCATTTCGTAGTGATACAATTCTGACTTGCATTTTGGATTAGAGTCTTCCACTTGTTCTTTCCTTTAGCAATTATTCCACATGCTGTTGGTGCGTGCGCATTTGTTCAAAAATAGGGTGGTTGTCCGGGTTTGTGTCCCGGTTGTTTGGGTGCCGCAGCCTAGTACTCGCGCGATTGTACTGCCGCGGCTGACTGTTACGTGATTGTTGTTGCCCAGAATCTCCGGACGACTGCTTTGCCGATAAATTCT
It encodes the following:
- a CDS encoding GNAT family N-acetyltransferase — its product is MLSVDDVEKDYEAVIESRELLQTMFGGPWPRPGFTLEENLIDLERHQQEFLSRKAFAYTVISLDEARVLGCVYINQSETADSDAIVVMWVRQTEYDKGLDEILFNKVRDWISSDWPFKKVDYPERV
- a CDS encoding GNAT family N-acetyltransferase; the protein is MSVRENVSKQETLIGRRVYLRPFERDDLPYIQKWPNDAELRRLIGEVAPMSRAETEKFYKKLLADKNRMWFVIALKKGDRVIGEAGFLRMFRPWRNTDITIIIGEKDAWGKGYGTETGHLLLDHAFKRLGFHKISIGVVGFNKRALKFWESLGFKKEGVERDEYYYNNEYSDGIMMSILEDEYRELYEAH